Proteins from one Penaeus vannamei isolate JL-2024 chromosome 8, ASM4276789v1, whole genome shotgun sequence genomic window:
- the LOC138862351 gene encoding neural cell adhesion molecule 2-like — translation MVLEKTKFVGLLLLFLFCVFTSVFAGFTLEQGIPHFNTKPYFLPPVATNVTALEGQSAYLHCRVAQLGDKKVSWIRRRDLHVLTSGVHTFASDQRFIALHADRSENWTLHIRFSQARDSGAYQCQVNTDPRISMLFHLTVTEAATLMDGSNQRYVRAGSDIQLSCRTSVASQPPGLLYWYRDAEILNTGGRVDIATELENETKSRLLIKGARVSDSGNYTCWPTKFLPASVMVHVIPVSPADSHFFVYCPASFGHSGRITCKAQNSDTAGDSFSLTLFHIRDSVPGLLLSEHREQTAVNMEIQIPLKQEIRSSHSR, via the exons ATGGTCCTAGAGAAAACGAAGTtcgtcggcctcctcctcctcttcctcttctgtgtcTTCACCTCCGTCTTCGCAG GGTTCACGCTGGAGCAAGGCATCCCGCACTTCAACACGAAGCCTTACTTCCTGCCGCCCGTCGCCACCAACGTCACGGCCTTGGAGGGACAGTCGGCCTACCTGCACTGCCGCGTGGCCCAGCTCGGGGACAAGAAG GTGTCGTGGATTAGACGTCGGGACCTCCATGTGCTGACGTCGGGGGTCCACACCTTCGCGTCCGACCAGCGGTTCATCGCCCTCCATGCAGACCGGTCGGAGAACTGGACTCTCCATATCAG GTTCAGCCAAGCCCGTGACTCCGGTGCCTACCAGTGCCAGGTCAACACTGATCCCAGGATTTCTATGCTCTTCCATCTCACAGTCACAG AGGCGGCGACGCTGATGGACGGCTCCAACCAGAGATACGTGAGGGCAGGAAGCGACATTCAACTCTCCTGCAGAACGTCCGTGGCTTCGCAACCCCCAG GCCTCCTGTACTGGTACCGGGACGCGGAGATCCTGAACACGGGCGGCCGCGTCGACATCGCGACTGAGCTGGAGAACGAGACCAAGAGCAGGCTGCTGATCAAGGGCGCCAGGGTCAGCGACTCCGGGAACTACACCTGCTGGCCCACCAAGTTCCTGCCCGCCTCGGTCATGGTGCATGTCATACCAG TGAGTCCAGCTGACTCTCATTTCTTCGTCTATTGTCCTGCGTCATTTGGCCAC TCGGGGAGAATAACATGCAAAGCCCAGAATAGCGACACAGCCGGGGACTCCTTTTCGCTGACTCTGTTTCATATTCGGGACAGCGTGCCTGGCTTGCTCCTT TCGGAGCACCGTGAGCAGACCGCTGTAAACATGGAGATTCAGATTCCACTGAAACAAGAGATCAGATCCTCCCACTCGCGATAA